In one window of Clavelina lepadiformis chromosome 4, kaClaLepa1.1, whole genome shotgun sequence DNA:
- the LOC143452349 gene encoding uncharacterized protein LOC143452349 isoform X2: protein MLLCGPPYCIYRAMNSNDFDCPIRAMVTYIEGVNQAERQQLAQMLVRAYVDGMNAVSNVQPPVPPPYTEQPAPPPYSPSV from the exons ATGCTGCTGTGCGGACCGCCTTACTGT ATTTATAGAGCGATGAACTCAAATGACTTTGACTGCCCAATTCGAGCGATGGTCACTTATATTGAAGGTGTCAATCAAGCGGAACGACAACAATTGGCGCAGATGCTGGTACGAGCTTACGTGGACGGCATGAATGCAGTCTCCAACGTCCAACCACCAG TCCCACCGCCGTACACAGAACAACCTGCCCCTCCACCATATTCTCCCAGCgtttga
- the LOC143452349 gene encoding uncharacterized protein LOC143452349 isoform X1, which translates to MIICGACQGNSENLFQLLSFDDWSSLFSMEFCFALTCTFIPSQIYRAMNSNDFDCPIRAMVTYIEGVNQAERQQLAQMLVRAYVDGMNAVSNVQPPVPPPYTEQPAPPPYSPSV; encoded by the exons ATGATTATATGTGGTGCGTGTCAAGGCAACTCTGAGAATTTGTTTCAGCTTCTCAGTTTCGACGACTGGAGTTCACTATTTTCCATGGAATTCTGCTTTGCTTTAACTTGCACATTTATTCCGTCGCAGATTTATAGAGCGATGAACTCAAATGACTTTGACTGCCCAATTCGAGCGATGGTCACTTATATTGAAGGTGTCAATCAAGCGGAACGACAACAATTGGCGCAGATGCTGGTACGAGCTTACGTGGACGGCATGAATGCAGTCTCCAACGTCCAACCACCAG TCCCACCGCCGTACACAGAACAACCTGCCCCTCCACCATATTCTCCCAGCgtttga
- the LOC143452349 gene encoding uncharacterized protein LOC143452349 isoform X3 → MNSNDFDCPIRAMVTYIEGVNQAERQQLAQMLVRAYVDGMNAVSNVQPPVPPPYTEQPAPPPYSPSV, encoded by the exons ATGAACTCAAATGACTTTGACTGCCCAATTCGAGCGATGGTCACTTATATTGAAGGTGTCAATCAAGCGGAACGACAACAATTGGCGCAGATGCTGGTACGAGCTTACGTGGACGGCATGAATGCAGTCTCCAACGTCCAACCACCAG TCCCACCGCCGTACACAGAACAACCTGCCCCTCCACCATATTCTCCCAGCgtttga
- the LOC143451741 gene encoding corticotropin-releasing factor receptor 2-like translates to MLLLYFVFPIRPSKEPHDKEIEFLGEKQTSCVIIAKFCQNYTKVPGHCPYVNTHVTKMNPPDVCFSQTLGGDIAYTRCFKKLDGVHYNNSFNTTRKCESDGRWSRINFTACRPIPALSDPAEDYVNTHLKIVVMITYVGRGLSLFTLVIAFLLFWRLSKFNYDLNVVWENSQRGDDEKSRLYAIEVLQRFNYNKLVIRKCMVWFQVLCRVLAAISIYSQVATYCWMFVEGVYLHMMVVMAYTYDRFSIKLYMALGWGTPIPITIIWAVLKAVYEDKECWMQNPTDTWVEYFYQIPIFVLFAINALIMVNVVRILVTKLIRQNSLESAVTYSKAVKAAFFLFNLLGITYILFFLSPGDGAGEIAFFYVNAIFQSFQGFLVCLIYCLSNSEILNAVGRNWRKWRHNTRVPCFEKDLRGIG, encoded by the exons ATGCTACTactgtattttgtatttcctaTTCGACCCAGCAAAGAGCCCCACGATAAAGAAATTGAGTTTTTGGGAGAGAAACAGACGAGTTGCGTCATCATTGCCAAATTCTGTCAAAATTACACCAAAGTACCCG GTCACTGCCCTTACGTCAACACCCACGTGACCAAAATGAATCCCCCGGATGTCTGCTTTTCCCAGACGCTTGGTGGCGACATTGCCTACACTAGATGTTTTAAGAAGCTCGATGGAGTTCATTACAACAATTCAT TTAACACGACTCGCAAGTGTGAATCAGACGGAAGATGGTCTCGCATTAATTTTACTGCTTGTCGTCCCATACCGGCCTTG agTGACCCTGCCGAAGATTACGTCAATACCCATCTCAAGATTGTCGTCATGATAACTTACGTAGGCAGGGGACTTTCCCTCTTCACATTGGTCATCGCTTTTTTACTCTTCTGGAGACTCAG TAAATTCAATTATGACCTAAACGTAGTTTGGGAAAATTCACAGAGAGGTGATGACGAAAAATCGCGGCTTTACGCGATTGAAGTTCTTCAACGATTCAATTATAATAAACTGGTTATAAGAAAGTGTATG GTTTGGTTCCAGGTTCTATGTCGCGTCCTGGCCGCCATCTCCATCTACTCTCAAGTGGCCACCTACTGCTGGATGTTCGTGGAGGGCGTCTACCTTCACATGATGGTGGTCATGGCTTACACGTACGACAGGTTCAGCATAAAGCTATACATGGCGCTAGGTTGGG GCACACCGATCCCAATCACAATTATATGGGCAGTGCTCAAAGCGGTTTATGAGGACAAAGAATGCTGGATGCAGAACCCGACAGATACCTGGGTCGAATATTTCTACCAGATTCCCATCTTTGTCTTGTTCGCG ATCAACGCGTTAATAATGGTGAATGTCGTCCGAATTTTGGTCACTAAACTCATCAGGCAGAACTCGCTAGAGAGTGCAGTGACCTATTCAAAAGCAGTAAAAGCggctttctttcttttcaacCTTCTTGGAATTACCTACATCTTGTTTTTTCTCAGTCCGGGAGATGGCgctggtgaaatcgctttcttcTACGTCAACGCCATCTTTCAGTCATTTCAG GGTTTCTTGgtctgtttgatttattgcttgagCAACTCGGAAATTCTGAACGCGGTTGGAAGGAATTGGCGGAAATGGCGTCACAATACAAGAGTGCCCTGCTTTGAGAAAGACCTCCGTGGTATTGGCTGA
- the LOC143451742 gene encoding uncharacterized protein LOC143451742, with amino-acid sequence MSNPEEQKLTEDKPQLVQPDNNEESSSGESDEQPGTSRAVAMQAGMPHDSADTGNQVLQTMENAEASQSALSRIDPGLIELANKMAESRAGPVMIINAPKIYHHDERQYQHHDRRQYQDKRKYKEMDISDLKKGKSTQSAEKQIKSLDFAKRFEPRTEQQESANNPFDLHQLNTQPQDPPDVTHPKQPIEANPHVEPHTDISEVTNQSNALNIETLSTKQTGFTQPKQLIPASNSQTEVPSTSPSIANLPTTSSADQRILKKREEAIGKVLQEQNKRRENDIRLQAGIDVSVADIPIVHPKYTKVSYFRGKAVPKHEIYAPSTGEPDTFERDEDIEFEELLKSNNRFTAFIGYPGSGKTTLSKRLAKTEEYKCLHYKFMEMPVGKEVSFRKLIMDNIYPDLDDSTREDAWEWIKENQKSCLLLFDGLDQAEWSFKDKVPKVNYDTPQSVPNLLANLCNKQFLPDIKLIFTSRPHSIITLPAPLRPDSTILLGDLPLDSMKELFYFYAGASADKLWNDLSRNAKIVFALCFNPLLLQLVIAAGLAPTTQIGKISTTTRVFATVLENLRCSDNAKHQDITLLVKQLSELAYKTTMRSSVVITRKDLTEVKLEPDEIQDIVVGIYAHFAEVCRVFDGHVKYYFAHQLYQEFFTAKFIVNELSMDKFKHLVSNELFSEEKWSVIRRFVCGLLIDMMKDSSISKIAATGHDQPERSCLSSPPFNRQDEQVEEQISLTQEPAEENISSPEYQSSSLISPRSTEQQAEEMESSDSSISKIATSGHEQGDCSCLLSRCFCCLNRQDDQVEEQISLTQKPAEEEISSPEHQSSALLSPRSTELQAYKKATSSSDVAEKRRIWIKALKSQLVRFEKLQLRDWLHDNNQRRYISLLCELNESSDMELFNMASLRFPTEMNLFNLKLSSSEAAIFCDVLRKQQNELKLLDLIKCFSPGDVERFISAISEMPGKVKVLDIGDNIIKDIPGPEFFAKIEEYLRMVGCFEDGRNANSSEKQKIQLVLDQLHDSVFFISCHVCVNLNFAH; translated from the exons ATGTCGAATCCAGAAGAGCAAAAATTGACCGAAGATAAACCTCAACTTGTACAACCTGATAACAATGAAGAGAGCTCATCAGGTGAAAGTGATGAACAACCTGGAACATCACGTGCTGTTGCAATGCAAGCGGGGATGCCTCATG ATTCTGCAGATACAGGAAATCAAGTCttgcaaacaatggaaaatgctgAAGCTTCTCAGAGTGCTTTAAGTAGAATCGATCCAGGATTGATTGAGCTTGCAAACAAAATGGCTGAAAGCAGAGCGG GACCAGTTATGATCATTAATGCTCCTAAAATTTATCACCACGACGAAAGGCAATACCAACATCACGATCGAAGGCAGTATCAagacaaaagaaaatataagGAAATGGATAtcagtgatttaaaaaaaggaaaatcgACACAAAGTgcagaaaaacaaataaaatctttAG attttgcaaaaagatttGAACCAAGAACTGAGCAGCAGGAGTCGGCAAATAATCCCTTTGATCTTCACCAATTAAACACCCAACCACAAG ATCCACCTGATGTGACTCATCCAAAGCAACCGATCGAAGCAAATCCACATGTTGAGCCCCACACAGACATCTCAGAAGTGACCAATCAATCCAATGCTTTGAACATTGAGACACTTTCTACAA AGCAAACCGGTTTTACGCAACCTAAACAACTAATTCCAGCATCAAATTCACAAACTGAAGTACCAAGCACCAGTCCCTCAATCGCCAATCTACCAACGACTTCATCTGCAg ACCAACGAATACTAAAAAAGCGAGAGGAAGCTAttggaaaagttttgcaaGAGCAAAATAAACGCCGTGAAAATGACATCCGTCTACAAGCCGGAATCGACGTCTCAGTAGCAGATATTCCAATTGTCCATCCAAAGTACACTAAAGTATCTTATTTCCGTGGAAAAGCAGTTCCTAAACATGAAATCTATGCCCCGTCAACTGGTGAACCTGATACATTTGAGCGGGATGAGGATATTGAATTTGAGGAATTGCTGAAGTCCAACAATCGCTTTACCGCCTTCATAGGTTACCCCGGATCCGGAAAGACGACTTTGTCAAAAAGATTAGCCAAAACAGAAGAATACAAATGTCTTCATTACAAATTTATGGAGATGCCTGTTGGCAAAGAGGTCAGTTTCCGGAAGCTAATTATGGATAACATTTATCCGGATTTAGACGACAGCACTCGAGAGGATGCATGGGAGTGGATCAAAGAAAATCAGAAAAGTTGTCTTCTACTCTTTGATGGTCTGGATCAGGCGGAGTGGTCATTTAAAGACAAAGTACCCAAAGTAAACTATGATACTCCCCAAAGTGTACCGAATCTTTTAGCCAAtctttgcaataaacaattccTTCCAGACATTAAGCTCATCTTTACCTCCAGGCCCCACAGCATTATTACGCTTCCTGCTCCACTACGTCCAGACTCTACAATCTTACTTGGTGATCTGCCCCTTGACTCTATGAAggaactgttttatttttacgctGGTGCTTCTGCCGACAAGCTTTGGAATGATCTTTCCCgaaatgctaaaattgtttttgcacttTGTTTTAACCCGCTGTTGCTTCAGTTAGTTATAGCAGCAGGTTTGGCTCCTACAACACAAATTGGAAAAATCAGCACCACAACGCGGGTTTTTGCCACAGTTTTGGAGAACCTCAGATGCAGTGACAATGCAAAACACCAAGACATCACTTTACTAGTAAAGCAG CTCAGTGAATTGGCCTACAAAACCACAATGAGGTCTTCAGTTGTCATCACACGAAAGGATCTCACAGAAGTGAAGCTTGAACCAGACGAGATACAAGATATCGTCGTCGGCATTTACGCCCATTTTGCGGAAGTCTGCCGCGTGTTTGACGGCCACGTGAAGTATTACTTCGCCCACCAACTGTATCAGGAGTTTTTCACCGCAAAGTTTATCGTTAATGAGCTGTCCATGGATAAGTTTAAGCACCTTGTTTCAAACGAGCTATTTTCCGAGGAGAAGTGGTCTGTTATTAGGAGATTTGTTTGCGGTCTGCTCATAGATATGATGAAAG ATTCCAGCATCAGCAAGATTGCTGCAACTGGGCACGATCAACCAGAACGATCGTGCTTGTCCTCACCTCCTTTCAACAG ACAAGATGAGCAGGTAGAGGAGCAGATTTCACTTACACAAGAGCCAGCAGAGGAGAATATATCATCTCCAGAATACCAGTCATCATCCTTAATTTCGCCTAGGTCTACAGAACAGCAGGCAGAGGAGATGGAATCATCCG attCCAGCATCAGCAAGATTGCCACATCTGGACACGAGCAGGGAGACTGCTCGTGTTTGTTATCTCGATGTTTTTGCTGTCTTAACAG ACAAGATGATCAGGTAGAGGAGCAGATTTCACTTACACAAAAGCCAGCAGAGGAGGAGATATCATCTCCAGAACATCAGTCATCAGCCTTACTTTCACCTAGGTCTACAGAACTGCAGGCATATAAGAAGGCAACCTCTTCATCCG ATGTTGCTGAGAAGAGGAGGATTTGGATAAAAGCACTAAAGTCACAGCTGGTACGATTTGAGAAACTGCAGCTCAGGGATTGGTTac atgACAACAACCAACGCAGGTATATTTCGCTTTTATGCGAATTAAATGAATCCAGCGACATGGAACTCTTCAATATGGCGTCACTGCGCTTTCCAACAGAGATGAATctgtttaatttgaaattgtcatcatcggaagccgcgatcttttgtgacgttttaaggaaacaacaaaatgaGTTAAAGTTGCTTGATCTGATCAAATGCTTCTCCCCTGGTGATGTGGAAAGATTTATTTCGGCGATCTCTGAGATGCCTGGAAAG GTAAAAGTGTTGGACATCGGTGACAACATAATCAAAGACATTCCAGGACCAGAATTTTTCGCTAAAATTGAAGAATATCTGCGGATGGTTGGTTGCTTCGAAGATGGAAGAAACGCAAATTCGAgcgagaaacaaaaaattcagcTCGTCCTTGACCAGCTTCATGACTCGGTATTCTTTATATCTTGTCATGTTTGtgtcaacttgaactttgcacactaa